A region of Rhodamnia argentea isolate NSW1041297 chromosome 9, ASM2092103v1, whole genome shotgun sequence DNA encodes the following proteins:
- the LOC115753015 gene encoding uncharacterized protein LOC115753015 gives MDIEFQESDVVFTDQDQATPDRSSDEDERDYYSFCHTMVVPIHDNNSWVRGRSKKKKAKKKRRTNSPPVDIPETFVWSPESDYAFEEGDDKGVVVPPHLIIGQRVAARMASSVCFSHGRLLKGRYLSEVRDSILRMTGFLES, from the coding sequence ATGGATATCGAGTTTCAAGAATCCGATGTAGTTTTCACCGATCAAGATCAGGCAACCCCGGATCGGAGCAGCGATGAGGACGAACGGGACTACTACAGTTTCTGCCATACAATGGTGGTGCCGATCCACGACAACAACTCGTGGGTGCGAGGCagatcgaagaagaagaaggccaagaagaagagaaggacgAATTCGCCACCCGTCGATATCCCGGAAACTTTTGTCTGGTCCCCTGAATCTGACTATGCTTTTGAGGAGGGGGACGACAAAGGGGTGGTCGTGCCGCCGCACTTGATCATCGGGCAGCGCGTAGCTGCGAGGATGGCGTCCTCGGTGTGCTTCAGCCATGGGAGGTTGCTTAAGGGGAGATATTTGAGCGAAGTGCGGGATTCAATTCTTAGAATGACGGGCTTTTTGGAGTCGTGA